A genomic segment from Anabas testudineus chromosome 6, fAnaTes1.2, whole genome shotgun sequence encodes:
- the ano5a gene encoding anoctamin-5 isoform X4 yields the protein MEIDKQQQSKDSVFFRDGVRRIDFVLSYVDDKDGERKQERRKVYEANLMKVGLELETEDKSESEDGKTYFVKIHAPWEVLATYADVLKIKVPFKVNDIPDNSEMPMNWLSTPFRLPEHIMHPEPDFFTAPFNKSKSDFFLIDDKDTFFPPSTRNRIVYYILSRCSYFRDECAEKDKKGIKRLLNNGTYTAAFPLHDCRYWTRSKDLNCESERYNLYKHWARFLYFFKEQPLDLIRKYYGEKIGIYFAWLGFYTEMLLFAAIVGTICFIYGFLTYDDNQWSKEICSEEIGGSIVMCPLCDKKCGYWKLNTTCNSSWQSHLFDNVGTVFFAIFMGIWVTLFLEFWKRRQARLEYEWDLVDFEEEQQQLQLRPEYESKCTNRKKNRITQEMEPYLPVTTKCARMCLSGATVLFWISLIIACIIGVIAYRLAVYAAFASIMKDSPTNNLQVVGPYITPQLATSVTASCINFVIIMILNLMYERVAVWITDMEIPKTHLEYENKLTVKMFLFQFVNYYSSCFYVAFFKGKFVGYPGDYAYMFGKWSNLRNEECDPGGCLIELTTQLVIVMTGKQVWGNIQEALVPWLMNWWGSRKARSHPESLYSRWEQDHDLQGFGQLGLFYEYLEMVIQFGFITLFVASFPLAPLLALINNIIEVRVDAWKLTTQFRRPVAAKAHSLGAWEEILSGIAILSVVTNAFIVAFTSDMIPRLVYMYAYQIGGKMSMEGYINNSLSVFNISEFKLENKPDDEENPSWFDSSITTCRYRDYRYPPGHEKQYTHTMQFWHILAAKLAFIIIMEHVVFSVKFFVAWMIPDVPSDVKARVKRERYLVQEYLHNYEVEKLKIQLSQNGNKECTCTPMIYPSFPTHEVLSECL from the exons ATGGAG atagacaaacaacaacagagtaaAGACTCTGTGTTCTTCCGTGATGGGGTGCGTAGGATTGATTTTGTGCTGTCCTATGTTGACGATAAAGATGGTGAGAGGAAACAG gagaggaggaaagtgTATGAGGCCAACCTTATGAAAGTTGGTCTGGAGCTGGAGACTGAAGATAAATCT GAGTCAGAGGACGGAAAGACTTATTTTGTGAAGATCCATGCTCCATGGGAAGTGTTGGCCACCTACGCAGATGTATTAAAGATCAAGGTCCCATTTAAGGTCAACGACATCCCAGACAACAGCGAGATGCCCATGAACTGGCTGTCCACCCCCTTCCGTCTACCGGAGCACATCATGCACCCTGAACCAGACTTTTTCACAGCTCCATTCAACAAGAGCAAGTCTGACTTTTTCCTCATCGACGACAAAGATACATTCTTCCCCCCTTCTACCCGTAACAGGATT GTCTACTATATCCTGTCCCGCTGTTCTTACTTCAGGGATGAATGTGCAGAAAAGGACAAGAAGGGAATCAAGAGGTTACTCAACAACGGCACCTACACTGCTGCTTTCCCCTTGCATGAC TGCAGATACTGGACAAGATCGAAAGATCTTAACTGCGAAAGTGAGAGATATAATCTCTACAAACACTGGGCCAGATTCCTTTATTTCTTCAAGGAGCAGCCCCTCGACCTTATAAG GAAGTATTATGGAGAGAAGATAGGTATTTATTTTGCGTGGCTGGGTTTCTACACTGAGATGTTGTTGTTTGCTGCAATAGTGGGCACAATTTGTTTCATCTACGGATTCCTCACCTATGATGACAATCAGTGGAG TAAAGAAATATGTAGTGAGGAAATTGGAGGCAGTATTGTCATGTGCCCCCTGTGTGACAAGAAATGTGGCTACTGGAAGCTCAACACAACATGCAACTCGTCATGG CAATCACACCTGTTCGACAATGTGGGAACAGTGTTTTTTGCCATATTCATGGGGATATGGG TGACACTTTTCCTGGAGTTCTGGAAGAGGCGACAGGCCCGTCTGGAGTACGAGTGGGATCTTGTGGACTTTGAGGAggagcaacagcagctgcagcttcgACCAGAGTATGAGAGCAAGTGCACCAACCGCAAGAAGAACCGCATCACTCAG GAAATGGAGCCATACTTACCCGTAACAACCAAGTGTGCACGCATGTGTCTGTCTGGAGCCACCGTCCTATTTTGG ATCTCATTGATCATTGCCTGCATCATTGGGGTGATTGCGTATCGCCTGGCAGTATACGCAGCCTTCGCCAGCATCATGAAGGACAGTCCTACCAACAACCTGCAGGTGGTTGGGCCCTACATCACGCCACAGCTGGCCACCTCTGTCACTGCCTCCTGCATCAACTTTGTCATCATTATGATCCTCAACCTCATGTATGAGAGAGTGGCTGTTTGGATCACTGACATGG AAATTCCAAAGACCCACTTGGAGTATGAGAACAAACTGACTGTGAAGATGTTCCTCTTCCAGTTTGTCAACTATTACTCCTCCTGCTTCTATGTGGCTTTCTTTAAGGGCAAGTTTGTTGGCTATCCTGGAGATTATGCTTATATGTTTGGCAAATGGAGCAACCTGAGGAATGAAGAG TGTGACCCTGGTGGCTGTCTGATTGAGTTGACAACCCAATTGGTTATAGTGATGACTGGCAAACAGGTGTGGGGCAACATACAAGAGGCTCTGGTTCC GTGGCTGATGAACTGGTGGGGCAGCAGAAAGGCAAGAAGCCACCCAGAGAGTCTGTACAGCCGCTGGGAGCAGGACCACGACCTGCAGGGCTTTGGGCAGCTTGGACTATTCTATGAGTACCTGGAAATGG TGATCCAGTTTGGTTTCATTACACTGTTTGTCGCCTCCTTCCCCCTGGCACCCCTCTTGGCCCTTATTAACAACATCATTGAGGTTCGAGTGGATGCTTGGAAGCTCACCACTCAGTTCAGACGTCCTGTAGCAGCCAAGGCCCACAGCCTTGGAGCCTGGGAGGAAATCCTCAGTGGGATTGCCATACTCTCTGTTGTCACAAAT gCGTTCATTGTGGCCTTCACCTCTGACATGATCCCTCGACTTGTGTACATGTATGCATATCAGATAGGGGGGAAGATGAGTATGGAAGGCTACATAAACAACAGCCTGTCTGTGTTTAACATCTCTGAGTTCAAACTGGAGAACAAGCCTGATGACGAGGAGAACCCCTCCTGGTTCGACAGCTCCATCACTACCTGCAG GTATCGTGATTACCGCTACCCTCCTGGCCATGAGAAGCAGTACACCCACACTATGCAGTTCTGGCACATTTTAGCTGCCAAACTGGCTTTCATCATTATCATGGAG CATGTCGTGTTCTCTGTCAAGTTCTTTGTGGCCTGGATGATTCCTGATGTTCCCTCTGATGTGAAGGCCAGAGTAAAGAGAGAACGCTACCTGGTCCAGGAGTATCTTCACAACTATGAAGTAGAGAAGCTGAAGATCCAACTCAGCCAAAACGGCAACAAAGAGTGTACCTGCACACCCATGATCTACCCGTCGTTTCCCACACATGAAGTGCTGTCAGAGTGTCTCTAG
- the ano5a gene encoding anoctamin-5 isoform X3 — MSAIDKQQQSKDSVFFRDGVRRIDFVLSYVDDKDGERKQERRKVYEANLMKVGLELETEDKSESEDGKTYFVKIHAPWEVLATYADVLKIKVPFKVNDIPDNSEMPMNWLSTPFRLPEHIMHPEPDFFTAPFNKSKSDFFLIDDKDTFFPPSTRNRIVYYILSRCSYFRDECAEKDKKGIKRLLNNGTYTAAFPLHDCRYWTRSKDLNCESERYNLYKHWARFLYFFKEQPLDLIRKYYGEKIGIYFAWLGFYTEMLLFAAIVGTICFIYGFLTYDDNQWSKEICSEEIGGSIVMCPLCDKKCGYWKLNTTCNSSWQSHLFDNVGTVFFAIFMGIWVTLFLEFWKRRQARLEYEWDLVDFEEEQQQLQLRPEYESKCTNRKKNRITQEMEPYLPVTTKCARMCLSGATVLFWISLIIACIIGVIAYRLAVYAAFASIMKDSPTNNLQVVGPYITPQLATSVTASCINFVIIMILNLMYERVAVWITDMEIPKTHLEYENKLTVKMFLFQFVNYYSSCFYVAFFKGKFVGYPGDYAYMFGKWSNLRNEECDPGGCLIELTTQLVIVMTGKQVWGNIQEALVPWLMNWWGSRKARSHPESLYSRWEQDHDLQGFGQLGLFYEYLEMVIQFGFITLFVASFPLAPLLALINNIIEVRVDAWKLTTQFRRPVAAKAHSLGAWEEILSGIAILSVVTNAFIVAFTSDMIPRLVYMYAYQIGGKMSMEGYINNSLSVFNISEFKLENKPDDEENPSWFDSSITTCRYRDYRYPPGHEKQYTHTMQFWHILAAKLAFIIIMEHVVFSVKFFVAWMIPDVPSDVKARVKRERYLVQEYLHNYEVEKLKIQLSQNGNKECTCTPMIYPSFPTHEVLSECL; from the exons ATGTCTGCA atagacaaacaacaacagagtaaAGACTCTGTGTTCTTCCGTGATGGGGTGCGTAGGATTGATTTTGTGCTGTCCTATGTTGACGATAAAGATGGTGAGAGGAAACAG gagaggaggaaagtgTATGAGGCCAACCTTATGAAAGTTGGTCTGGAGCTGGAGACTGAAGATAAATCT GAGTCAGAGGACGGAAAGACTTATTTTGTGAAGATCCATGCTCCATGGGAAGTGTTGGCCACCTACGCAGATGTATTAAAGATCAAGGTCCCATTTAAGGTCAACGACATCCCAGACAACAGCGAGATGCCCATGAACTGGCTGTCCACCCCCTTCCGTCTACCGGAGCACATCATGCACCCTGAACCAGACTTTTTCACAGCTCCATTCAACAAGAGCAAGTCTGACTTTTTCCTCATCGACGACAAAGATACATTCTTCCCCCCTTCTACCCGTAACAGGATT GTCTACTATATCCTGTCCCGCTGTTCTTACTTCAGGGATGAATGTGCAGAAAAGGACAAGAAGGGAATCAAGAGGTTACTCAACAACGGCACCTACACTGCTGCTTTCCCCTTGCATGAC TGCAGATACTGGACAAGATCGAAAGATCTTAACTGCGAAAGTGAGAGATATAATCTCTACAAACACTGGGCCAGATTCCTTTATTTCTTCAAGGAGCAGCCCCTCGACCTTATAAG GAAGTATTATGGAGAGAAGATAGGTATTTATTTTGCGTGGCTGGGTTTCTACACTGAGATGTTGTTGTTTGCTGCAATAGTGGGCACAATTTGTTTCATCTACGGATTCCTCACCTATGATGACAATCAGTGGAG TAAAGAAATATGTAGTGAGGAAATTGGAGGCAGTATTGTCATGTGCCCCCTGTGTGACAAGAAATGTGGCTACTGGAAGCTCAACACAACATGCAACTCGTCATGG CAATCACACCTGTTCGACAATGTGGGAACAGTGTTTTTTGCCATATTCATGGGGATATGGG TGACACTTTTCCTGGAGTTCTGGAAGAGGCGACAGGCCCGTCTGGAGTACGAGTGGGATCTTGTGGACTTTGAGGAggagcaacagcagctgcagcttcgACCAGAGTATGAGAGCAAGTGCACCAACCGCAAGAAGAACCGCATCACTCAG GAAATGGAGCCATACTTACCCGTAACAACCAAGTGTGCACGCATGTGTCTGTCTGGAGCCACCGTCCTATTTTGG ATCTCATTGATCATTGCCTGCATCATTGGGGTGATTGCGTATCGCCTGGCAGTATACGCAGCCTTCGCCAGCATCATGAAGGACAGTCCTACCAACAACCTGCAGGTGGTTGGGCCCTACATCACGCCACAGCTGGCCACCTCTGTCACTGCCTCCTGCATCAACTTTGTCATCATTATGATCCTCAACCTCATGTATGAGAGAGTGGCTGTTTGGATCACTGACATGG AAATTCCAAAGACCCACTTGGAGTATGAGAACAAACTGACTGTGAAGATGTTCCTCTTCCAGTTTGTCAACTATTACTCCTCCTGCTTCTATGTGGCTTTCTTTAAGGGCAAGTTTGTTGGCTATCCTGGAGATTATGCTTATATGTTTGGCAAATGGAGCAACCTGAGGAATGAAGAG TGTGACCCTGGTGGCTGTCTGATTGAGTTGACAACCCAATTGGTTATAGTGATGACTGGCAAACAGGTGTGGGGCAACATACAAGAGGCTCTGGTTCC GTGGCTGATGAACTGGTGGGGCAGCAGAAAGGCAAGAAGCCACCCAGAGAGTCTGTACAGCCGCTGGGAGCAGGACCACGACCTGCAGGGCTTTGGGCAGCTTGGACTATTCTATGAGTACCTGGAAATGG TGATCCAGTTTGGTTTCATTACACTGTTTGTCGCCTCCTTCCCCCTGGCACCCCTCTTGGCCCTTATTAACAACATCATTGAGGTTCGAGTGGATGCTTGGAAGCTCACCACTCAGTTCAGACGTCCTGTAGCAGCCAAGGCCCACAGCCTTGGAGCCTGGGAGGAAATCCTCAGTGGGATTGCCATACTCTCTGTTGTCACAAAT gCGTTCATTGTGGCCTTCACCTCTGACATGATCCCTCGACTTGTGTACATGTATGCATATCAGATAGGGGGGAAGATGAGTATGGAAGGCTACATAAACAACAGCCTGTCTGTGTTTAACATCTCTGAGTTCAAACTGGAGAACAAGCCTGATGACGAGGAGAACCCCTCCTGGTTCGACAGCTCCATCACTACCTGCAG GTATCGTGATTACCGCTACCCTCCTGGCCATGAGAAGCAGTACACCCACACTATGCAGTTCTGGCACATTTTAGCTGCCAAACTGGCTTTCATCATTATCATGGAG CATGTCGTGTTCTCTGTCAAGTTCTTTGTGGCCTGGATGATTCCTGATGTTCCCTCTGATGTGAAGGCCAGAGTAAAGAGAGAACGCTACCTGGTCCAGGAGTATCTTCACAACTATGAAGTAGAGAAGCTGAAGATCCAACTCAGCCAAAACGGCAACAAAGAGTGTACCTGCACACCCATGATCTACCCGTCGTTTCCCACACATGAAGTGCTGTCAGAGTGTCTCTAG
- the ano5a gene encoding anoctamin-5 isoform X1, translating into MHRITGKNGGDNLIEMSPTDSYNDDLNGYHQHGTSSTGSLQQGQSVSPLTPDVCVETCESLNTSLASLAPSDHSDSPQFEAQTLERISTLTGIDKQQQSKDSVFFRDGVRRIDFVLSYVDDKDGERKQERRKVYEANLMKVGLELETEDKSESEDGKTYFVKIHAPWEVLATYADVLKIKVPFKVNDIPDNSEMPMNWLSTPFRLPEHIMHPEPDFFTAPFNKSKSDFFLIDDKDTFFPPSTRNRIVYYILSRCSYFRDECAEKDKKGIKRLLNNGTYTAAFPLHDCRYWTRSKDLNCESERYNLYKHWARFLYFFKEQPLDLIRKYYGEKIGIYFAWLGFYTEMLLFAAIVGTICFIYGFLTYDDNQWSKEICSEEIGGSIVMCPLCDKKCGYWKLNTTCNSSWQSHLFDNVGTVFFAIFMGIWVTLFLEFWKRRQARLEYEWDLVDFEEEQQQLQLRPEYESKCTNRKKNRITQEMEPYLPVTTKCARMCLSGATVLFWISLIIACIIGVIAYRLAVYAAFASIMKDSPTNNLQVVGPYITPQLATSVTASCINFVIIMILNLMYERVAVWITDMEIPKTHLEYENKLTVKMFLFQFVNYYSSCFYVAFFKGKFVGYPGDYAYMFGKWSNLRNEECDPGGCLIELTTQLVIVMTGKQVWGNIQEALVPWLMNWWGSRKARSHPESLYSRWEQDHDLQGFGQLGLFYEYLEMVIQFGFITLFVASFPLAPLLALINNIIEVRVDAWKLTTQFRRPVAAKAHSLGAWEEILSGIAILSVVTNAFIVAFTSDMIPRLVYMYAYQIGGKMSMEGYINNSLSVFNISEFKLENKPDDEENPSWFDSSITTCRYRDYRYPPGHEKQYTHTMQFWHILAAKLAFIIIMEHVVFSVKFFVAWMIPDVPSDVKARVKRERYLVQEYLHNYEVEKLKIQLSQNGNKECTCTPMIYPSFPTHEVLSECL; encoded by the exons atagacaaacaacaacagagtaaAGACTCTGTGTTCTTCCGTGATGGGGTGCGTAGGATTGATTTTGTGCTGTCCTATGTTGACGATAAAGATGGTGAGAGGAAACAG gagaggaggaaagtgTATGAGGCCAACCTTATGAAAGTTGGTCTGGAGCTGGAGACTGAAGATAAATCT GAGTCAGAGGACGGAAAGACTTATTTTGTGAAGATCCATGCTCCATGGGAAGTGTTGGCCACCTACGCAGATGTATTAAAGATCAAGGTCCCATTTAAGGTCAACGACATCCCAGACAACAGCGAGATGCCCATGAACTGGCTGTCCACCCCCTTCCGTCTACCGGAGCACATCATGCACCCTGAACCAGACTTTTTCACAGCTCCATTCAACAAGAGCAAGTCTGACTTTTTCCTCATCGACGACAAAGATACATTCTTCCCCCCTTCTACCCGTAACAGGATT GTCTACTATATCCTGTCCCGCTGTTCTTACTTCAGGGATGAATGTGCAGAAAAGGACAAGAAGGGAATCAAGAGGTTACTCAACAACGGCACCTACACTGCTGCTTTCCCCTTGCATGAC TGCAGATACTGGACAAGATCGAAAGATCTTAACTGCGAAAGTGAGAGATATAATCTCTACAAACACTGGGCCAGATTCCTTTATTTCTTCAAGGAGCAGCCCCTCGACCTTATAAG GAAGTATTATGGAGAGAAGATAGGTATTTATTTTGCGTGGCTGGGTTTCTACACTGAGATGTTGTTGTTTGCTGCAATAGTGGGCACAATTTGTTTCATCTACGGATTCCTCACCTATGATGACAATCAGTGGAG TAAAGAAATATGTAGTGAGGAAATTGGAGGCAGTATTGTCATGTGCCCCCTGTGTGACAAGAAATGTGGCTACTGGAAGCTCAACACAACATGCAACTCGTCATGG CAATCACACCTGTTCGACAATGTGGGAACAGTGTTTTTTGCCATATTCATGGGGATATGGG TGACACTTTTCCTGGAGTTCTGGAAGAGGCGACAGGCCCGTCTGGAGTACGAGTGGGATCTTGTGGACTTTGAGGAggagcaacagcagctgcagcttcgACCAGAGTATGAGAGCAAGTGCACCAACCGCAAGAAGAACCGCATCACTCAG GAAATGGAGCCATACTTACCCGTAACAACCAAGTGTGCACGCATGTGTCTGTCTGGAGCCACCGTCCTATTTTGG ATCTCATTGATCATTGCCTGCATCATTGGGGTGATTGCGTATCGCCTGGCAGTATACGCAGCCTTCGCCAGCATCATGAAGGACAGTCCTACCAACAACCTGCAGGTGGTTGGGCCCTACATCACGCCACAGCTGGCCACCTCTGTCACTGCCTCCTGCATCAACTTTGTCATCATTATGATCCTCAACCTCATGTATGAGAGAGTGGCTGTTTGGATCACTGACATGG AAATTCCAAAGACCCACTTGGAGTATGAGAACAAACTGACTGTGAAGATGTTCCTCTTCCAGTTTGTCAACTATTACTCCTCCTGCTTCTATGTGGCTTTCTTTAAGGGCAAGTTTGTTGGCTATCCTGGAGATTATGCTTATATGTTTGGCAAATGGAGCAACCTGAGGAATGAAGAG TGTGACCCTGGTGGCTGTCTGATTGAGTTGACAACCCAATTGGTTATAGTGATGACTGGCAAACAGGTGTGGGGCAACATACAAGAGGCTCTGGTTCC GTGGCTGATGAACTGGTGGGGCAGCAGAAAGGCAAGAAGCCACCCAGAGAGTCTGTACAGCCGCTGGGAGCAGGACCACGACCTGCAGGGCTTTGGGCAGCTTGGACTATTCTATGAGTACCTGGAAATGG TGATCCAGTTTGGTTTCATTACACTGTTTGTCGCCTCCTTCCCCCTGGCACCCCTCTTGGCCCTTATTAACAACATCATTGAGGTTCGAGTGGATGCTTGGAAGCTCACCACTCAGTTCAGACGTCCTGTAGCAGCCAAGGCCCACAGCCTTGGAGCCTGGGAGGAAATCCTCAGTGGGATTGCCATACTCTCTGTTGTCACAAAT gCGTTCATTGTGGCCTTCACCTCTGACATGATCCCTCGACTTGTGTACATGTATGCATATCAGATAGGGGGGAAGATGAGTATGGAAGGCTACATAAACAACAGCCTGTCTGTGTTTAACATCTCTGAGTTCAAACTGGAGAACAAGCCTGATGACGAGGAGAACCCCTCCTGGTTCGACAGCTCCATCACTACCTGCAG GTATCGTGATTACCGCTACCCTCCTGGCCATGAGAAGCAGTACACCCACACTATGCAGTTCTGGCACATTTTAGCTGCCAAACTGGCTTTCATCATTATCATGGAG CATGTCGTGTTCTCTGTCAAGTTCTTTGTGGCCTGGATGATTCCTGATGTTCCCTCTGATGTGAAGGCCAGAGTAAAGAGAGAACGCTACCTGGTCCAGGAGTATCTTCACAACTATGAAGTAGAGAAGCTGAAGATCCAACTCAGCCAAAACGGCAACAAAGAGTGTACCTGCACACCCATGATCTACCCGTCGTTTCCCACACATGAAGTGCTGTCAGAGTGTCTCTAG
- the ano5a gene encoding anoctamin-5 isoform X2, translating to MHRITGKNGGDNLIEMSPTDSYNDDLNGYHQHGTSSTGSLQQGQSVIDKQQQSKDSVFFRDGVRRIDFVLSYVDDKDGERKQERRKVYEANLMKVGLELETEDKSESEDGKTYFVKIHAPWEVLATYADVLKIKVPFKVNDIPDNSEMPMNWLSTPFRLPEHIMHPEPDFFTAPFNKSKSDFFLIDDKDTFFPPSTRNRIVYYILSRCSYFRDECAEKDKKGIKRLLNNGTYTAAFPLHDCRYWTRSKDLNCESERYNLYKHWARFLYFFKEQPLDLIRKYYGEKIGIYFAWLGFYTEMLLFAAIVGTICFIYGFLTYDDNQWSKEICSEEIGGSIVMCPLCDKKCGYWKLNTTCNSSWQSHLFDNVGTVFFAIFMGIWVTLFLEFWKRRQARLEYEWDLVDFEEEQQQLQLRPEYESKCTNRKKNRITQEMEPYLPVTTKCARMCLSGATVLFWISLIIACIIGVIAYRLAVYAAFASIMKDSPTNNLQVVGPYITPQLATSVTASCINFVIIMILNLMYERVAVWITDMEIPKTHLEYENKLTVKMFLFQFVNYYSSCFYVAFFKGKFVGYPGDYAYMFGKWSNLRNEECDPGGCLIELTTQLVIVMTGKQVWGNIQEALVPWLMNWWGSRKARSHPESLYSRWEQDHDLQGFGQLGLFYEYLEMVIQFGFITLFVASFPLAPLLALINNIIEVRVDAWKLTTQFRRPVAAKAHSLGAWEEILSGIAILSVVTNAFIVAFTSDMIPRLVYMYAYQIGGKMSMEGYINNSLSVFNISEFKLENKPDDEENPSWFDSSITTCRYRDYRYPPGHEKQYTHTMQFWHILAAKLAFIIIMEHVVFSVKFFVAWMIPDVPSDVKARVKRERYLVQEYLHNYEVEKLKIQLSQNGNKECTCTPMIYPSFPTHEVLSECL from the exons atagacaaacaacaacagagtaaAGACTCTGTGTTCTTCCGTGATGGGGTGCGTAGGATTGATTTTGTGCTGTCCTATGTTGACGATAAAGATGGTGAGAGGAAACAG gagaggaggaaagtgTATGAGGCCAACCTTATGAAAGTTGGTCTGGAGCTGGAGACTGAAGATAAATCT GAGTCAGAGGACGGAAAGACTTATTTTGTGAAGATCCATGCTCCATGGGAAGTGTTGGCCACCTACGCAGATGTATTAAAGATCAAGGTCCCATTTAAGGTCAACGACATCCCAGACAACAGCGAGATGCCCATGAACTGGCTGTCCACCCCCTTCCGTCTACCGGAGCACATCATGCACCCTGAACCAGACTTTTTCACAGCTCCATTCAACAAGAGCAAGTCTGACTTTTTCCTCATCGACGACAAAGATACATTCTTCCCCCCTTCTACCCGTAACAGGATT GTCTACTATATCCTGTCCCGCTGTTCTTACTTCAGGGATGAATGTGCAGAAAAGGACAAGAAGGGAATCAAGAGGTTACTCAACAACGGCACCTACACTGCTGCTTTCCCCTTGCATGAC TGCAGATACTGGACAAGATCGAAAGATCTTAACTGCGAAAGTGAGAGATATAATCTCTACAAACACTGGGCCAGATTCCTTTATTTCTTCAAGGAGCAGCCCCTCGACCTTATAAG GAAGTATTATGGAGAGAAGATAGGTATTTATTTTGCGTGGCTGGGTTTCTACACTGAGATGTTGTTGTTTGCTGCAATAGTGGGCACAATTTGTTTCATCTACGGATTCCTCACCTATGATGACAATCAGTGGAG TAAAGAAATATGTAGTGAGGAAATTGGAGGCAGTATTGTCATGTGCCCCCTGTGTGACAAGAAATGTGGCTACTGGAAGCTCAACACAACATGCAACTCGTCATGG CAATCACACCTGTTCGACAATGTGGGAACAGTGTTTTTTGCCATATTCATGGGGATATGGG TGACACTTTTCCTGGAGTTCTGGAAGAGGCGACAGGCCCGTCTGGAGTACGAGTGGGATCTTGTGGACTTTGAGGAggagcaacagcagctgcagcttcgACCAGAGTATGAGAGCAAGTGCACCAACCGCAAGAAGAACCGCATCACTCAG GAAATGGAGCCATACTTACCCGTAACAACCAAGTGTGCACGCATGTGTCTGTCTGGAGCCACCGTCCTATTTTGG ATCTCATTGATCATTGCCTGCATCATTGGGGTGATTGCGTATCGCCTGGCAGTATACGCAGCCTTCGCCAGCATCATGAAGGACAGTCCTACCAACAACCTGCAGGTGGTTGGGCCCTACATCACGCCACAGCTGGCCACCTCTGTCACTGCCTCCTGCATCAACTTTGTCATCATTATGATCCTCAACCTCATGTATGAGAGAGTGGCTGTTTGGATCACTGACATGG AAATTCCAAAGACCCACTTGGAGTATGAGAACAAACTGACTGTGAAGATGTTCCTCTTCCAGTTTGTCAACTATTACTCCTCCTGCTTCTATGTGGCTTTCTTTAAGGGCAAGTTTGTTGGCTATCCTGGAGATTATGCTTATATGTTTGGCAAATGGAGCAACCTGAGGAATGAAGAG TGTGACCCTGGTGGCTGTCTGATTGAGTTGACAACCCAATTGGTTATAGTGATGACTGGCAAACAGGTGTGGGGCAACATACAAGAGGCTCTGGTTCC GTGGCTGATGAACTGGTGGGGCAGCAGAAAGGCAAGAAGCCACCCAGAGAGTCTGTACAGCCGCTGGGAGCAGGACCACGACCTGCAGGGCTTTGGGCAGCTTGGACTATTCTATGAGTACCTGGAAATGG TGATCCAGTTTGGTTTCATTACACTGTTTGTCGCCTCCTTCCCCCTGGCACCCCTCTTGGCCCTTATTAACAACATCATTGAGGTTCGAGTGGATGCTTGGAAGCTCACCACTCAGTTCAGACGTCCTGTAGCAGCCAAGGCCCACAGCCTTGGAGCCTGGGAGGAAATCCTCAGTGGGATTGCCATACTCTCTGTTGTCACAAAT gCGTTCATTGTGGCCTTCACCTCTGACATGATCCCTCGACTTGTGTACATGTATGCATATCAGATAGGGGGGAAGATGAGTATGGAAGGCTACATAAACAACAGCCTGTCTGTGTTTAACATCTCTGAGTTCAAACTGGAGAACAAGCCTGATGACGAGGAGAACCCCTCCTGGTTCGACAGCTCCATCACTACCTGCAG GTATCGTGATTACCGCTACCCTCCTGGCCATGAGAAGCAGTACACCCACACTATGCAGTTCTGGCACATTTTAGCTGCCAAACTGGCTTTCATCATTATCATGGAG CATGTCGTGTTCTCTGTCAAGTTCTTTGTGGCCTGGATGATTCCTGATGTTCCCTCTGATGTGAAGGCCAGAGTAAAGAGAGAACGCTACCTGGTCCAGGAGTATCTTCACAACTATGAAGTAGAGAAGCTGAAGATCCAACTCAGCCAAAACGGCAACAAAGAGTGTACCTGCACACCCATGATCTACCCGTCGTTTCCCACACATGAAGTGCTGTCAGAGTGTCTCTAG